In Leptospira ryugenii, one genomic interval encodes:
- a CDS encoding LIC_12337 family protein, whose amino-acid sequence MRYLLILIFILGSSLRFSDKAFQKNWERGLPIDIGSFLRLDFGTNPIYADANAWGFVRQSATWARGNSNLIDLLIAGLKNAGYFNSTAPLSQTLTNIQLDGLGSTTIRLKINQQASPISGITSSAYAGTKAFNHFLELTKTGNASPSLQLFFDDPNTLLGNDGALIYYKLGDFNSPNFANVGSVITESYTANESSYGTKFQSYTWKNGPENATWPSDIGRVVLTEVDSGKQLCFRSVVRMKFSKLVAINPSQTTNLNNLKTVCGGSDQIYYGLAYMQKFASPFYTTAKASISALASNSTFPETICNLSSSISGAKLSYGIFDVNGFVRDGLRADEVPSTYPSPTVGGADFMSVDEAFSRTGIDASSSLGAGKPAARVYEYTSKNFLDSLAGSEGDKINFKTVN is encoded by the coding sequence ATGCGTTACTTACTTATCCTTATCTTCATCCTTGGCTCCTCCCTTCGGTTCAGTGACAAAGCTTTCCAAAAAAATTGGGAAAGAGGTCTACCGATTGACATTGGCTCTTTCTTGCGTTTAGATTTTGGCACTAACCCGATCTATGCCGATGCAAATGCATGGGGCTTTGTGCGGCAGTCCGCGACTTGGGCAAGAGGCAACTCAAACCTAATTGATCTCCTGATCGCTGGCTTAAAAAATGCAGGTTATTTCAATTCCACTGCACCACTCAGCCAAACGCTCACCAATATCCAATTGGATGGACTCGGAAGCACCACGATTCGACTAAAGATCAACCAACAAGCAAGTCCCATCTCAGGGATCACTTCCTCCGCCTATGCAGGGACAAAGGCTTTCAATCATTTTTTAGAACTAACAAAAACAGGAAACGCAAGTCCCAGCCTCCAATTGTTCTTTGATGATCCAAACACACTCTTGGGAAATGATGGAGCTCTCATCTATTACAAACTAGGTGACTTTAATTCACCTAACTTTGCAAATGTGGGATCAGTCATTACTGAAAGTTATACTGCAAACGAATCAAGCTATGGTACAAAATTCCAATCCTACACCTGGAAGAACGGTCCAGAAAATGCAACTTGGCCGAGTGATATCGGGAGAGTCGTTTTGACCGAAGTGGATTCTGGAAAACAGCTTTGCTTTCGATCGGTTGTTCGGATGAAATTTAGTAAACTTGTGGCGATCAACCCAAGCCAAACGACAAATCTTAACAACCTCAAAACAGTCTGTGGTGGCAGTGACCAAATCTACTACGGGCTTGCGTACATGCAAAAGTTTGCGAGCCCTTTCTATACGACGGCAAAGGCAAGCATCTCCGCCTTGGCATCAAATTCAACATTTCCCGAAACCATTTGTAACCTATCTTCTAGTATTTCGGGAGCTAAACTTTCCTATGGAATTTTTGATGTGAATGGATTTGTTAGAGATGGTCTACGAGCAGACGAGGTTCCAAGCACTTACCCGAGTCCGACAGTAGGTGGAGCGGATTTTATGTCAGTGGATGAGGCGTTTTCGAGAACAGGAATCGATGCCTCTTCGAGTTTAGGCGCAGGAAAACCGGCTGCAAGGGTTTACGAATACACAAGTAAAAACTTCTTGGATAGTTTAGCAGGCAGTGAAGGCGATAAAATCAACTTTAAGACAGTAAATTAA
- a CDS encoding phosphoesterase, with product MFLQEAKIQKEKVFQSIYKKRRWVLLSFVVPMFAMQVAIFQGFAIAFLREPLPALKPFSGAHLHNPYGQDDWSLGQEKVALHLHSSEVWYTPERHSRQDIEFAYSSQGYTALGFTDYSEFFSTKNPKLGSVSGYEWGLNVRKRHALAFGGRESIPDYFPIYASRENVSWTFRKMREAGSYVVVSHPKLHDAYTREDLSKIYHYNAIEVFSPFGDDTKVLDHLLSQGRNVHCMSSDDMHYLPESVTKTLDQPWWKSLLQTVLLQRGRKGEGFKRHLVFPKTHTNETNIHTDLEAGAFFCVKKHFADATDPLVPQIKIEGSEITLTSEERYIEVRWIGENGEYLKIDSDTNKSKLALENVKTYVRLELMSLSGVVLSNALTRTNL from the coding sequence ATGTTTCTGCAAGAGGCAAAGATTCAAAAGGAAAAAGTGTTCCAAAGCATTTATAAAAAACGCCGTTGGGTACTTTTATCTTTTGTTGTGCCGATGTTTGCGATGCAGGTGGCTATATTCCAAGGCTTCGCGATTGCCTTTTTACGGGAGCCATTGCCCGCTCTAAAGCCATTTTCGGGAGCTCACTTACATAACCCTTATGGACAGGATGATTGGTCTTTGGGCCAAGAGAAAGTTGCATTGCATTTGCACTCTTCTGAGGTATGGTACACGCCAGAACGTCACAGTCGCCAAGACATAGAATTCGCTTATTCGAGCCAAGGGTATACAGCATTAGGTTTTACTGACTATTCAGAATTTTTTAGTACAAAAAATCCAAAACTTGGGTCCGTCTCAGGTTATGAATGGGGATTGAATGTACGCAAGCGACATGCATTGGCTTTTGGAGGACGAGAAAGCATTCCTGATTATTTTCCTATCTATGCGAGTCGGGAGAATGTGAGTTGGACATTTCGGAAGATGAGAGAAGCAGGAAGTTATGTGGTTGTATCCCATCCGAAGCTTCACGATGCATATACGAGAGAGGACCTGTCCAAAATTTACCATTACAATGCGATAGAAGTATTTTCTCCATTTGGGGATGATACCAAAGTACTAGACCATCTATTGAGCCAAGGAAGAAATGTGCACTGCATGTCTTCAGATGATATGCACTACCTTCCTGAGTCAGTAACAAAGACCTTAGACCAGCCGTGGTGGAAAAGCCTTCTGCAAACCGTCTTACTGCAAAGAGGGAGGAAAGGAGAAGGATTCAAACGCCACCTTGTCTTTCCAAAAACACATACCAATGAAACTAACATCCATACAGACCTGGAAGCTGGCGCTTTCTTCTGCGTAAAGAAACACTTCGCAGACGCTACTGACCCGCTCGTTCCCCAAATTAAAATCGAAGGTAGTGAGATTACTCTAACATCTGAAGAGCGCTATATTGAAGTTAGATGGATCGGAGAAAACGGTGAGTATCTTAAAATTGATTCCGATACGAACAAGTCGAAGCTAGCTCTTGAAAATGTAAAGACATACGTGAGACTGGAGCTGATGAGCTTGTCGGGTGTGGTTCTTTCCAACGCACTCACCAGAACAAATCTTTAA
- a CDS encoding ArnT family glycosyltransferase codes for MSRITFAWKATVLSFLLFLCFSNGPLYDQDEAAYAGFSKTMLGSGNYILQEFPFSLPHRKPPLHLWITSLSFQTFGVSELSLRIFPALWISLCLLLTYLSAKQLFTEKIAQLSWLILFTSLYFPINGKIALVDPLLVFCETLGFYCLLVLVKDKSKNKLLYTFLFWVSILMGVLTKGPPILLYLGGICFFFLWQKETRSLVWSLQPWFGLPLALLPFSIWVYFVWQETNGEMIQWMFEWYVRRRATDPVFGQSGPPGTYFLLFWITLFPWSVFFPLWLKQLYRKRSEFKAIFLSKESFLLFSALFFGWFLYEWMQSKLPSYPLAAYPILAILLAKFLHESVPNVWIQRVFYFALAQTLLLHLLVAPILNEKRKDTQVLAKSWKQSLTKTEAIYSFKNYALPSLAFYLDTQIQVVADFLEFQSLPKGSIVLIDLDNYMLLSQWGKGYKVLSEAKSVWAYDRNKTIQLLLIQID; via the coding sequence ATGAGCCGAATCACCTTCGCTTGGAAAGCCACAGTCCTATCATTTCTATTATTTCTCTGTTTTTCAAATGGCCCTCTGTATGACCAAGATGAGGCTGCTTATGCAGGTTTTTCGAAAACTATGTTGGGATCAGGGAATTATATCCTTCAAGAGTTTCCGTTTTCCTTACCACACAGAAAACCTCCTCTGCATCTATGGATCACATCCCTTAGCTTCCAAACTTTTGGAGTGTCTGAGTTAAGCTTAAGGATATTTCCTGCTTTGTGGATTAGCCTCTGTCTTCTCTTAACCTACTTATCCGCAAAACAACTCTTCACCGAAAAAATAGCACAACTTAGTTGGCTGATCTTATTTACCTCCCTCTATTTTCCCATCAATGGAAAGATTGCTCTGGTTGATCCACTTCTTGTTTTCTGTGAGACTTTGGGATTTTATTGTCTACTAGTACTAGTAAAGGATAAATCAAAAAATAAACTTCTGTATACATTTCTATTCTGGGTATCCATACTCATGGGCGTATTGACCAAAGGTCCGCCCATCTTACTCTATTTAGGTGGTATTTGTTTTTTCTTTCTTTGGCAAAAGGAAACGAGAAGTTTAGTATGGTCTCTACAACCTTGGTTTGGACTTCCTTTGGCACTCTTACCTTTTTCGATTTGGGTTTATTTTGTTTGGCAAGAAACAAATGGCGAGATGATCCAATGGATGTTTGAGTGGTATGTACGGAGAAGAGCGACTGATCCCGTTTTCGGACAAAGTGGTCCGCCGGGAACTTACTTTCTTTTATTTTGGATCACACTTTTCCCGTGGTCGGTCTTTTTCCCACTATGGTTGAAACAGCTTTATAGAAAACGCTCCGAGTTTAAGGCAATCTTCTTGTCCAAGGAAAGTTTTCTTTTATTTTCTGCACTCTTCTTTGGTTGGTTTTTGTATGAATGGATGCAAAGTAAACTCCCCTCTTATCCCTTGGCAGCATATCCCATTCTTGCCATTTTACTTGCCAAATTCTTACATGAATCAGTCCCAAATGTTTGGATTCAGCGCGTTTTCTATTTTGCCTTGGCACAAACTCTATTGCTGCACCTTCTCGTAGCTCCTATCTTAAATGAGAAACGCAAAGACACGCAAGTTTTGGCAAAATCTTGGAAGCAAAGTTTAACAAAGACAGAGGCTATCTATTCATTTAAGAACTATGCTCTGCCTAGCCTTGCTTTCTATTTGGATACACAAATTCAAGTGGTAGCAGACTTTTTGGAATTTCAATCTCTTCCCAAAGGATCTATCGTTCTCATTGACTTGGACAATTATATGCTCCTTTCGCAATGGGGGAAAGGATATAAAGTATTGTCAGAGGCAAAATCAGTTTGGGCTTATGACCGAAACAAAACTATCCAACTTTTGCTCATACAGATAGACTAA
- a CDS encoding M3 family metallopeptidase: MFPEFKEDDLKEKEIAIYEKIKSNKKRIQELLDNKIYTFASFLGPYQTIQTELSDLSTEISHVNSVKNSEESQTIYANILPKLTEYYTDLAQNEDIFQALLKIESEDTTLNLEQSKVLKNEIRDFRLAGVGLEATKKSRLKEINIRLSDLSNQFSQNVLNATNAFEMILDETEVDGMPESEKRSARTEDGRYKFTLHYPSYISYMTYGPSRERRAELYKASVTKAPENGKILEEILKLRKEEAELLGFASFAQLSLASKVAESPDQVLEFLTKLNVKAKPVALKEYQRLKDFASEQGVSELQAYDLTYFSEMLKKKLYHYEEDKYRPYLEKESVVQGTFQFLSSLLGIQFKQADTRVWHPSVLCYDIIIDKQTRARLYLDLEARKEKKGGAWMHNWKPHFITENNEKILPIAFVVGNFPVAREDVPSLLKPSDVVTLFHELGHALHHLLSQVGEAFVSGVNGVEWDAVEFPSQFLENFAYEPKVLDLFAKHYQTGEKIPREFIETMVEAKNFQSAMAVVRQLEFAIFDMRIHLDAPDEEGVQKVLDEVRKETAVFTTPSYNKFQNSFSHIFAGGYAAGYYSYKWAELLSANAFYKFVDEGIFSESLAEKFRKCILEKGGSESAMKLFRDFYGKDPDIEALLRLNGIAA; encoded by the coding sequence ATGTTTCCAGAGTTCAAAGAAGATGACCTGAAAGAAAAGGAAATTGCAATCTACGAAAAAATCAAAAGCAATAAAAAACGTATCCAAGAGCTTCTAGACAACAAAATCTATACCTTTGCCTCTTTTCTTGGCCCTTACCAAACGATTCAGACCGAACTGTCTGACCTTAGTACAGAAATTTCACATGTCAACTCAGTGAAGAACAGTGAAGAATCGCAAACGATTTACGCAAACATCCTTCCGAAATTAACAGAGTATTATACCGACCTTGCACAAAATGAAGATATCTTCCAAGCACTTTTAAAAATTGAATCAGAGGATACCACTCTCAATCTAGAGCAAAGCAAAGTATTAAAAAATGAAATTCGTGATTTCCGATTAGCTGGGGTCGGCTTAGAAGCAACGAAAAAATCCCGCTTAAAAGAAATTAACATCCGCTTGTCGGACCTTTCCAATCAGTTTTCCCAAAATGTCCTAAATGCGACAAATGCTTTTGAAATGATTTTGGATGAAACTGAAGTAGACGGTATGCCAGAATCCGAAAAACGATCCGCTCGTACCGAAGATGGTCGGTATAAATTCACTCTCCATTACCCAAGTTATATCTCTTACATGACCTATGGACCGAGTCGTGAAAGAAGAGCTGAGTTATATAAGGCTTCCGTGACAAAAGCTCCAGAAAATGGCAAGATCTTGGAAGAAATTCTCAAACTACGAAAGGAGGAAGCAGAACTCTTGGGCTTTGCCTCATTTGCACAGCTTAGCCTAGCAAGTAAAGTTGCGGAAAGCCCAGACCAGGTTCTGGAATTTTTGACAAAGTTAAATGTTAAAGCAAAACCCGTTGCCTTGAAAGAATACCAAAGATTAAAAGACTTCGCTTCCGAACAGGGAGTCTCCGAGCTTCAAGCCTATGACCTTACCTACTTCTCTGAGATGTTGAAGAAAAAACTCTACCACTATGAAGAAGACAAATACAGACCTTATTTAGAAAAAGAAAGTGTAGTCCAAGGTACATTTCAATTCTTATCCTCTCTTCTTGGGATACAATTTAAACAGGCAGATACAAGGGTTTGGCACCCTTCTGTCCTTTGTTATGATATCATCATAGATAAACAAACTCGCGCTAGGCTATATTTAGACCTAGAAGCCAGAAAGGAAAAAAAAGGGGGGGCATGGATGCACAATTGGAAACCCCATTTCATCACAGAAAACAATGAAAAAATTTTACCTATTGCCTTTGTGGTAGGTAATTTCCCCGTTGCCCGAGAAGATGTCCCTTCCCTACTAAAACCTTCCGATGTGGTCACTTTATTTCATGAATTGGGACACGCCTTACACCACCTACTTTCACAAGTCGGTGAGGCATTTGTAAGTGGTGTGAATGGTGTGGAATGGGATGCGGTTGAATTTCCCAGTCAATTTTTGGAAAATTTTGCCTATGAACCTAAGGTATTAGATTTGTTCGCCAAACATTACCAAACGGGAGAAAAAATCCCAAGAGAGTTTATAGAGACAATGGTAGAAGCAAAAAATTTCCAATCTGCCATGGCAGTTGTCCGTCAATTGGAATTTGCAATCTTTGACATGAGAATTCATCTGGATGCTCCGGACGAAGAAGGCGTACAAAAAGTGTTAGATGAAGTCCGAAAGGAAACTGCCGTCTTTACAACTCCTTCCTATAACAAATTCCAAAATTCATTTTCGCATATTTTCGCAGGTGGATATGCTGCCGGTTACTATTCCTACAAATGGGCTGAATTGCTCTCTGCGAATGCATTTTATAAATTCGTAGATGAGGGAATCTTTTCGGAATCCCTAGCTGAAAAATTCAGAAAATGCATCTTGGAAAAAGGTGGTTCTGAATCGGCCATGAAACTATTCAGAGATTTTTATGGGAAGGATCCGGATATCGAAGCCTTACTTCGCTTAAATGGAATCGCTGCTTAA
- a CDS encoding SCO family protein, translated as MKSFRQYINLIFFLLFFTCKPNINLAPLPIGGDFSYADKSGKVISLKNYSEPVLLVFFGYTQCPDFCPNLLTKIKSVRNQLPDTIKFRVVFISIDPKRDDSNVTQKYIEFYFKDATGLSFNESTTNLLVKKYAAYVEANPDGQTIDHSTYVYVLDKDRKTRALLKSNDSLESYKDVILSLSSDSI; from the coding sequence ATGAAATCTTTTCGACAATACATTAACTTAATCTTCTTTCTATTGTTCTTTACCTGCAAGCCTAACATCAATTTGGCACCATTGCCAATTGGAGGCGATTTTTCGTATGCGGATAAATCGGGTAAGGTGATCAGTTTGAAAAATTACTCTGAGCCCGTACTACTTGTATTTTTTGGTTATACACAATGTCCTGATTTTTGTCCCAATCTTTTGACAAAAATAAAATCAGTACGCAATCAATTACCTGATACCATCAAATTCAGAGTGGTATTTATCTCGATTGATCCTAAACGAGATGATTCGAATGTCACACAAAAGTATATCGAATTTTATTTTAAAGATGCTACGGGACTTTCTTTCAATGAAAGCACTACCAATCTTTTGGTAAAAAAATATGCCGCCTATGTAGAAGCAAACCCTGATGGGCAAACCATAGACCACTCTACCTATGTTTATGTTTTGGATAAAGATAGGAAAACAAGAGCTCTCCTTAAATCAAATGATAGTTTGGAGAGCTATAAAGATGTGATCCTTTCTTTAAGCAGCGATTCCATTTAA
- a CDS encoding copper chaperone PCu(A)C encodes MAIFLLFQVILSFSCTKIQLNPENQTNAFQVRSVPEGVTLSVAYGTWAPKVKAEAKLVGIHIQDFQLVEWHESQIDERAVMRMKKVNLPLSIPPGSVFTFSPSGTHLMLLGRKRNIQKGDRLPLSFVFETGESESYEAIVE; translated from the coding sequence ATGGCAATTTTTTTGCTTTTTCAAGTCATTTTGTCTTTTTCCTGCACAAAGATACAGCTGAACCCTGAAAACCAGACCAATGCATTCCAAGTTCGGTCTGTCCCAGAGGGTGTGACCCTCTCTGTCGCCTATGGGACTTGGGCACCCAAAGTGAAAGCGGAAGCCAAATTGGTTGGGATCCATATCCAGGATTTCCAATTGGTAGAGTGGCATGAGAGTCAGATCGATGAGAGGGCGGTGATGCGGATGAAAAAGGTGAATCTTCCCCTCTCGATTCCACCAGGCAGTGTGTTCACATTTTCACCTTCCGGAACCCACTTGATGCTTTTGGGTAGGAAGCGGAACATACAGAAAGGAGATAGACTCCCACTCTCATTCGTTTTTGAAACGGGTGAATCAGAATCCTATGAGGCGATCGTTGAATGA
- a CDS encoding alpha/beta hydrolase — translation MKLLGKWLAALLIILTSFLLSTYEWRIPEYVYDQSQSFANFDEYYQKELEISAKEGTRKDNEERLIRYSPEKTPIAILYIHGFGASRMEGEEVINQVAERFQANLYYVRLPGHGTNVEDHKNTEFTRYLQDAETALLQSSELGEKLVLVGTSMGGLIATYLAGKHPDKVDALVLASPFYDFTTADSNVLRFSWGVPLIHTLMGEIRKSAEQDPNNESYLYWYRDQYYASVKHLMNLKRFVEKEDSLSKIQDPTLLFYFYENEAIQDRSASVKAMLSAFETIKKNEKASEVSHAFQVVKGDHILFSKHVKVEQSEILSELVSFISKATGAEPVDLKKVKRK, via the coding sequence ATGAAACTATTGGGGAAATGGCTAGCCGCCTTGCTCATCATCTTAACTTCCTTCCTACTTTCCACTTATGAATGGAGGATTCCAGAATACGTCTATGACCAATCTCAATCCTTCGCCAATTTTGACGAGTATTACCAAAAAGAGTTAGAAATTAGTGCCAAGGAAGGGACGCGTAAAGACAACGAAGAACGCCTCATCCGTTACTCCCCAGAAAAAACTCCCATAGCAATCCTTTACATCCATGGTTTTGGGGCAAGTCGCATGGAAGGCGAAGAGGTTATCAACCAAGTAGCGGAACGATTCCAAGCAAACCTATATTATGTGAGGCTTCCAGGCCATGGAACAAATGTAGAAGACCACAAAAACACGGAATTCACACGTTACCTTCAAGATGCCGAAACGGCACTTCTTCAGTCCTCAGAACTTGGAGAAAAACTAGTACTTGTGGGAACAAGTATGGGTGGACTCATTGCTACTTACCTGGCGGGCAAACACCCGGACAAAGTGGACGCACTTGTCCTTGCATCCCCTTTTTATGATTTTACAACTGCCGATTCAAATGTACTTCGTTTTTCTTGGGGGGTGCCTCTGATCCATACTTTGATGGGAGAGATCCGAAAGTCAGCAGAGCAGGATCCTAACAATGAGTCTTACCTCTACTGGTACAGAGACCAATACTATGCTTCCGTGAAACATTTGATGAACCTAAAACGATTTGTAGAAAAGGAAGATTCACTCTCCAAAATCCAAGACCCCACTTTACTTTTTTATTTTTATGAAAATGAGGCAATCCAAGATAGATCTGCTTCTGTAAAAGCAATGTTAAGTGCTTTTGAAACGATCAAAAAAAATGAGAAAGCATCGGAAGTCAGCCATGCTTTTCAGGTGGTGAAAGGTGATCACATTCTTTTCTCTAAACATGTTAAAGTGGAACAGTCTGAAATTTTAAGTGAGCTAGTGAGTTTTATTTCAAAAGCAACGGGCGCAGAACCTGTAGATCTAAAGAAGGTCAAAAGAAAGTAA
- a CDS encoding PAS domain S-box protein yields the protein MEASGMMDFFTLLPEVWDGGIFLAEIESLRILYANPSFQKTFLAKQKESPSSLSSLNGVVHPEDAHLWKTELLQLPVGFMEPKTVQIRFEFPSSSHLQWFHFLIKPVRLSQISERPLIIGFVHETTIEKVTEENVQEQMRLFLGLFENSSIGMALQDWEGGYFRINKKFAEITGYSILDLTELNLKRVKGEVLKEEELEYFNVHQNELEIGEATLTRKDGRKINIYRRINTFRNVQGKPDFYYVILDDLTEKKQMESYQLHSQKMETIGNLAANLAHDLNNYLQPIHVFSQLGKETLLIKEEIAEEESRLLSYLNKIHLAASSARSMIHKIIRFSKINESEVITIVDLSAIIQSSIPILVADAPKNVDLQFQLAEENVLWVKVDPVRITKILGEIVSGSLCVWKKDGEGVAQIKTSLRGLEAEELQPNVVLIQISLFGVDANTIGTDIDFSKSFFEEDETQWSGLSLINRYVRNWFGELHFKKKSNEELEIEILLPLVASIHPEHLGTSNGNISKSEDNWEFLSKKEFWIVEDDEPSLDSLAMVFSLKNIKPKLFTSAFAALQASRESLPDFVLSDYRMKEMNGLVLLRKLKQINPNLVAVLYTGNAEGLADESLEEERILVRTKPISIEELYESILLSFDLL from the coding sequence ATGGAAGCAAGCGGAATGATGGATTTCTTTACTCTCTTACCCGAAGTTTGGGACGGGGGCATTTTTTTAGCAGAGATCGAATCTTTACGAATCCTCTATGCAAATCCCTCTTTCCAGAAGACATTTCTGGCCAAGCAAAAAGAGTCCCCATCTTCACTCTCTTCCTTGAACGGGGTAGTACATCCTGAAGATGCCCATCTTTGGAAGACCGAACTTTTGCAACTACCAGTCGGATTTATGGAACCGAAGACTGTGCAGATTCGATTTGAATTTCCGAGCTCTAGCCATTTGCAATGGTTTCATTTTCTCATTAAACCTGTGCGTCTCAGTCAGATTTCAGAAAGACCTTTGATCATAGGCTTTGTCCATGAAACAACCATCGAAAAAGTGACAGAGGAAAACGTCCAGGAGCAGATGAGACTCTTTTTGGGATTGTTTGAAAATTCCTCAATTGGAATGGCACTGCAAGACTGGGAAGGTGGGTATTTTAGGATCAACAAAAAGTTCGCTGAGATTACAGGCTACTCCATACTAGATTTAACCGAATTGAATTTAAAACGAGTTAAAGGAGAAGTTTTAAAAGAAGAAGAATTAGAATATTTTAATGTTCACCAGAACGAGTTAGAAATAGGTGAAGCAACCTTAACAAGAAAAGATGGAAGAAAGATCAACATCTATCGAAGGATTAATACGTTCCGAAACGTCCAAGGAAAACCTGATTTTTACTATGTGATTTTGGATGACCTCACCGAAAAAAAACAAATGGAATCCTACCAATTGCACTCACAGAAAATGGAAACCATTGGAAATTTAGCTGCAAACTTAGCACATGATTTAAACAACTACCTACAACCAATCCATGTTTTTTCACAATTAGGTAAAGAGACACTTCTCATCAAAGAAGAAATTGCAGAAGAAGAATCGAGACTACTTTCCTACTTAAATAAAATCCATTTAGCTGCATCAAGTGCAAGGTCGATGATCCATAAAATCATTCGCTTTTCAAAGATCAATGAATCTGAGGTCATTACCATTGTTGATCTTTCCGCCATCATTCAGTCAAGCATTCCTATCCTCGTTGCTGATGCTCCCAAGAATGTAGACCTCCAATTCCAACTGGCAGAAGAAAATGTTCTCTGGGTAAAAGTGGATCCTGTACGGATTACAAAGATTTTAGGAGAGATTGTATCCGGCTCACTCTGTGTTTGGAAAAAAGATGGAGAAGGGGTTGCACAAATCAAAACTTCCTTACGCGGCTTAGAAGCGGAGGAGTTGCAACCAAATGTTGTCCTCATCCAAATCTCTCTTTTTGGAGTGGATGCAAATACAATAGGAACAGATATTGATTTTTCAAAATCATTTTTTGAAGAAGATGAAACGCAATGGTCAGGACTATCATTGATCAATCGTTATGTGAGAAATTGGTTTGGAGAACTCCACTTCAAGAAAAAGAGTAACGAGGAATTAGAAATTGAAATCCTTCTCCCTCTTGTGGCTTCCATCCATCCCGAACATCTAGGCACTTCCAATGGAAACATTTCAAAATCGGAGGACAATTGGGAGTTTTTATCCAAAAAAGAATTCTGGATTGTTGAAGATGATGAACCTTCTTTAGATTCGCTGGCGATGGTGTTTTCGTTAAAAAATATAAAACCAAAACTATTTACTTCAGCCTTTGCTGCCTTGCAAGCAAGCCGTGAAAGTTTACCTGATTTTGTACTTTCTGACTACAGAATGAAGGAAATGAACGGATTGGTCCTATTGCGTAAGTTAAAGCAGATCAATCCCAATCTCGTTGCCGTATTGTATACTGGCAATGCGGAGGGTCTTGCAGATGAGAGTTTAGAAGAGGAAAGGATATTGGTGCGGACAAAACCAATATCCATTGAAGAACTCTATGAATCGATCTTACTTTCTTTTGACCTTCTTTAG
- a CDS encoding Sec-independent protein translocase subunit TatA/TatB, protein MIQIPISFIPPLAFFNLGPWEIALIVFLALLFFGGKRLPSLAKDLGSGIKEFRKSLMGEPESDNRSLPRNEEVTEKEIPKTKKKKA, encoded by the coding sequence ATGATCCAGATTCCAATTTCATTCATTCCACCGCTTGCATTTTTCAATTTGGGACCATGGGAAATTGCACTTATTGTTTTTTTGGCACTCCTTTTCTTTGGGGGCAAACGCCTACCTAGCTTAGCCAAAGACCTTGGCTCCGGCATCAAAGAGTTTCGAAAATCACTTATGGGAGAGCCTGAATCGGACAACCGTTCGCTCCCTCGAAATGAAGAAGTGACAGAAAAAGAAATCCCAAAAACAAAAAAGAAAAAAGCATAG
- the tatC gene encoding twin-arginine translocase subunit TatC, producing MAAKKQSLPPPQLPPEESETREKFMTLGEHLEELRQRLIYSILVIFTFMVITLYFGSEIHSLLISPYKHVLGEDAQFFQIQLMAPFVIYLKTSFMLSVLVSLPILLYILWGFIAPAVDVRTEKWGKFIILFSTVLFWAGLALCWFTVFENFLRVFLVVLRPEGIQPFLPIDEYYDIFFNLHLVFGASFELPIVLILLGRLRILSSSFLLRRWRESVLIIALVSAVLSPGPDVFSMMMLLLPLTFLFFLSACIMLVMEKAD from the coding sequence TTGGCTGCCAAAAAACAGAGCTTGCCTCCTCCCCAGTTACCTCCAGAGGAATCCGAGACTCGGGAAAAATTTATGACCCTTGGCGAGCATTTAGAAGAGCTCCGCCAAAGGTTGATCTATTCGATTCTCGTCATCTTCACCTTTATGGTGATCACCTTATACTTTGGAAGTGAAATCCACAGCCTACTGATATCTCCCTACAAACATGTATTAGGTGAAGATGCTCAATTCTTTCAGATCCAATTGATGGCTCCTTTTGTGATCTATTTAAAGACCTCATTTATGCTTTCTGTTCTAGTTTCTCTTCCTATCCTACTCTATATCCTTTGGGGCTTCATTGCACCAGCAGTGGATGTTAGGACAGAAAAGTGGGGAAAGTTTATCATTCTCTTTTCCACGGTTTTGTTTTGGGCGGGACTCGCTCTTTGTTGGTTTACCGTATTTGAAAATTTCTTACGTGTATTTTTGGTCGTATTGAGGCCTGAAGGTATTCAACCCTTTCTACCCATTGATGAATACTATGACATATTCTTTAATTTACATCTGGTATTTGGAGCTTCCTTTGAATTGCCGATAGTATTGATCCTTCTTGGCCGACTTAGGATTCTCTCATCTAGTTTTTTGCTTAGACGCTGGCGAGAAAGTGTTCTGATTATTGCCCTTGTCTCTGCGGTGCTTTCACCAGGACCTGATGTTTTTTCGATGATGATGTTACTTCTACCTCTCACCTTTCTTTTTTTTCTTTCTGCATGTATCATGCTGGTAATGGAAAAAGCAGATTAA